One window of the Takifugu rubripes chromosome 13, fTakRub1.2, whole genome shotgun sequence genome contains the following:
- the LOC115252036 gene encoding stAR-related lipid transfer protein 5-like, translating into MDYERTAGMAADGLLSYRDDQSGWQVCKKSNDVVVSWRPSSEFPGNVYKGEGVVGGSLADVWKCLKPVPNGLRVKWDDNVKKFELLEQITEDVSVCRTVTPSAAMGIISPRDFVDVILVKKYEDGTISSSATNVIHPGCPPHSRYVRGFNHPCGCICSPIPGEPNKTLVLSFFQTDLGGLLPRSVVDSFFPSSMANFYSNLTKTVRSLKDL; encoded by the exons ATGGATTATGAACGCACAGCTGGGATGGCGGCTGATGGTTTACTGAGCTACAGAGATGATCAGTCCGGCTGGCAGGTCTGCAAGAAGTCG AATGATGTTGTGGTTTCGTGGCGTCCTTCCTCTGAATTTCCCGGGAACGT GTACAAAGGAGAGGGTGTTGTTGGCGGGAGCCTGGCGGACGTGTGGAAGTGTCTGAAGCCGGTGCCAAACGGCCTGCGAGTCAAGTGGGACGACAACGTCAAGAAGtttgagctgctggagcagataACAGAG gacGTCTCCGTCTGCAGGACGGTGACGCCCTCGGCGGCGATGGGAATCATCTCCCCGCGAGACTTTGTAGATGTTATTTTAGTTAAGAAATACGAAGACGGCACCATCTCCTCCAGTG cCACCAACGTGATCCACCCAGGATGCCCCCCTCACTCCCGCTACGTCAGAGGCTTCAACCACCCCTGTGGCTGCATCTGCTCCCCGATTCCAGG GGAGCCCAACAAAACCCTGGTTCTGAGTTTCTTCCAGACGGACCTCGGGGGCCTCCTGCCTCGCTCGGTGGTGGACTCCTTCTTCCCGTCCAGTATGGCCAACTTCTACAGCAACTTGACCAAGACAGTCAGATCTCTCAAAGATCTCTGA
- the LOC105419436 gene encoding transmembrane channel-like protein 3, which produces MSSEALQLCSSRGVSAAKRHKSIRKTTRRIYSAYPDRQGASDDEDDGEERMDSNDPEEMFQNIQYQKEIIANIRTRPWPMRRKLKVLKQARIIVVKYEGRLTRTRGYQNAGADLLKKISRLLYNVTVLFIPWEVRIKKIESHFGSGVASYFIFLRWLFGINIVLSIMTGAFIILPELLAGAPFGTTRSKTIPKEQVASAQDLDTIWSLGGYLQYSVLFYGYYGRVRKIGSAGYRLPLAYFLVGMAVFAYSFIFLLRKMAKNSRLNLASTSDENFTFCWRVFCAWDYLIGNPEAAESKAAAIVNNIREAIVDEQEKKKDTSLAVLISLRILANILVLLFLAGSIYIIYFVVERSQKLEQEKPELTLWEKNEVSVVVSLITMIAPSAFELVAQMEMYHPRTSLRFQLARVLVLYLGNLYSLIIALLDKVNSMSSSLQVSPGNFSDSSSLLATISQQELGGHPPTVAYIAEQHNTTRVTIATVLDQTSHRRSFSNQTALFEKNTLSQQDQCWETYVGQEMLKLSIIDMIFTVASILLIDFIRGLVVRYLSDCCCWDLESKFPEYGEFKIAENVLHLIYNQGMIWMGAFFSPCLPAFNVLKLIGLMYLRSWAVLTCNVPHQQVFRASRSNNFYLAMLLFMLFLCMLPTIFAIVRYRPSQHCGPFSGQEKIYDIISETVANDFPLWFRTVMSYISSPIVVLPALLLLFMLIYYLQAIARSLKFTNNQLRMQLQTERTKDKKKVFQIAAARRQPPEVADRNHDPESDLSRQEASIHTGSPKRYSSVKNVQSPSRRGNSIRTIAQSAAAADVKDRGSVAGCVHSPTVAKVPKHRPERVPNWTGPVTDRTNRPPPSVGRLTGTCRSKSYHHMARDPPSCGSDRIHTEPTCRRTVRSIHPGNAAGSSAAQGYGGRQGHTTRYIIVNEHVPRRKLLHSATRIPRHYLIAEPPEILELCPRNSECFAPQNIKCQQRSHRPHISHLTQEWEGEEHLKHKRRPQDHRFLADHQSHFYSENHIKNQGSKGRHSNTRRYGKAKQDDGEGETDDLASKFRTSVKEEDGLQLCSVHRSPVRPRPLKTTKIRTKPETPQTESDSASPGSSSDQHHSSTDQYIQVIHNRSEVAQKRSKGSLYLNLAESHDLVCSNV; this is translated from the exons CGCCTCAGACGATGAAGATGACGGCGAGGAGCGAATGGACAGCAACGATCCAGAGGAGATGTTCCAGAACATTCAGTACCAGAAAGAAATCATCGCCAACATTCGGACCCGACCTTGGCCAATGAGACGCAAGCTCAAAGTCCTAAA ACAGGCCAGAATAATAGTTGTGAAGTATGAGGGGCGGCTGACCAGAACCAGAGGGTACCAGAACGCAGGAGCTGAT CTACTGAAAAAGATTTCCCGTCTTCTCTACAACGTCACCGTCCTGTTTATTCCCTGGGAGGTGAGGATCAAGAAGATAGAAA GTCACTTTGGTTCCGGCGTGGCGTCCTACTTCATCTTCCTGCGCTGGCTGTTTGGTATCAACATCGTTCTGTCGATCATGACGGGAGCCTTCATTATCCTCCCTGAG ctgctggctgGAGCTCCTTTTGGGACAACAAGAAGTAAAACTATCCCCAAAGAGCAAGTGGCTTCAGCCCAGGACTTGGACACCATCTGGTCTCTTGGG GGTTACCTGCAGTACTCCGTCTTATTCTATGGTTACTACGGCAGAGTGAGGAAGATCGGCAGTGCGGGGTACCGACTGCCCCTCGCCTACTTCCTGGTTGGCATGGCTGTGTTCGCCTACAGCTTCATCTTTCTGTTGAGAAA AATGGCTAAGAACTCCCGTCTGAACCTGGCCAGCACCTCTGACGAGAACTTCACCTTCTGTTGGAGGGTGTTCTGTGCCTGGGATTACCTGATCGGGAATCCAGAGGCTGCTGAGAGCAAAGCGGCTGCTATTGTGAACAACATCAGG GAAGCCATAGTGGAcgagcaggagaagaaaaaagacaccAGCCT CGCAGTGCTGATCAGTCTGCGGATACTAGCTAACATCttggtgctgctgtttttggCGGGCAGCATCTACATCATCTACTTTGTGGTGGAACGTTCTCAGAAACTGGAGCAGGAAAAGCCTGAGCTGACGCTGTGGGAGAAGAACGAG GTGAGTGTGGTGGTTTCTCTCATCACCATGATCGCTCCATCGGCCTTTGAGCTGGTGGCTCAGATGGAGATGTACCATCCACGCACTTCACTCAGATTCCAGTTAGCAAG AGTGCTGGTTTTGTACCTGGGGAACCTCTACAGCCTCattattgcccttcttgacaaagTTAACAGTATGAGCTCCTCT CTTCAGGTGTCTCCAGGTAACTTCTCTGACTCCAGTTCCTTGCTGGCCACCATCTCTCAGCAGGAGTTGGGGGGTCACCCGCCTACAGTGGCTTACATCGCTGAGCAACATAACACCACAAGAGTAACCATAGCAACTGTCTTGGATCAAACAAGTCATAGAAGGAGCTTCTCCAACCAGACCGCTCTGTTTGAGAAGAACACCCTCTCCCAGCAGGACCAGTGCTGGGAGACCTACGTTGGACAG GAAATGCTGAAGCTGTCCATCATTGACATGATCTTCACGGTGGCCAGTATCCTGCTGATCGACTTCATCAGAGGTTTAGTGGTTCGCTACCTgagtgactgctgctgctgggatttaGAGAGCAAATTT CCTGAATATGGGGAGTTCAAGATAGCAGAGAATGTTCTGCATCTAATCTATAACCAAGGAATGATCTG GATGGGAGCATTTTTCTCACCATGTCTTCCTGCCTTTAATGTGTTGAAACTCATTGGTCTGATGTATCTCAGGAGCTGGGCTGTCCTCACCTGTAATGTTCCACATCAGCAGGTGTTCAGAGCCTCcag GTCAAATAATTTCTACTTGGCGATGTTGTTGTTCATGCTCTTCCTGTGTATGCTGCCCACCATCTTTGCCATCGTGAGATACAGACCTTCACAGCACTGTGGGCCCTTTAG tggTCAAGAGAAGATTTACGACATCATTTCTGAGACTGTGGCCAATGATTTCCCACTGTGGTTCAGAACGGTGATGAGTTACATCAGCAGCCCCATCGTGGTGCTGCCagccctgctgcttctgtt TATGCTGATCTACTACCTTCAGGCCATCGCCAGATCCCTCAAATTCACCAACAACCAGCTGAGGATGCAGCTACAGACA GAGCGAACTAAGGACAAGAAGAAAGTCTTCCAAATAGCTGCTG CAAGGCGTCAGCCTCCAGAGGTGGCAGACAGGAACCACGATCCAGAGAGTGACCTGAGCAGACAAGAGGCCTCCATCCACACCGGGTCACCCAAACGTTACAGCAGCGTCAAAAACGTCCAGTCGCCTTCTCGCCGTGGAAACAGCATCCGCACCATCGCccagtcagcagctgcagcagatgtgaaGGACAGAGGGAGCGTAGCTGGATGTGTCCACAGTCCGACAGTGGCCAAAGTACCAAAACACAGGCCGGAGCGCGTACCCAACTGGACTGGCCCAGTTACAGACAGGACCAACAG ACCTCCACCATCTGTAGGTCGACTTACTGGTACCTGCAGGTCCAAATCTTATCACCACATGGCCCGCGATCCTCCAAGCTGTGGCTCTGACAGAATCCACACCGAGCCCACCTGCAGGAGAACCGTACGCTCCATACATCCTGGCAATGCTGCGGGGAGCTCCGCTGCTCAGGGTTATGGAGGACGACAAGGTCACACCACTCGCTACATCATCGTCAACGAGCACGTGCCCAGAAGGAAGCTGCTCCACTCAGCAACACGCATTCCACGCCATTACCTGATAGCAGAACCTCCAGAGATCCTGGAGCTCTGTCCACGCAACTCTGAGTGTTTTGCTCCTCAAAACATCAAATGCCAACAACGTTCTCACAGGCCTCACATCTCACATCTCACCCAAGAGTGGGAGGGTGAGGAGCACTTGAAACACAAGAGGAGGCCTCAGGACCACCGCTTCCTGGCAGACCACCAGTCACACTTCTACAGTGAGAACCACATCAAGAACCAGGGGTCCAAAGGAAGACACAGTAATACTAGAAGATATGGAAAGGCCAAGCAGGACGACGGTGAAGGAGAAACTGATGATTTGGCCTCAAAATTCCGTACTAGTGTGAAAGAAGAAGACGGTCTTCAGTTGTGTTCCGTGCATCGGTCCCCAGTGAGGCCGAGACCCCTGAAGACCACCAAGATCAGGACCAAGCCAGAGACTCCTCAGACTGAGTCAGACTCAGCTTCCCCGGGCTCGAGCAGCGACCAACACCATAGCAGCACTGACCAGTACATCCAAGTGATCCATAACAGATCTGAGGTGGCCCAGAAAAGATCCAAAGGCAGCTTATACCTGAATCTGgctgagtcacatgacctggtcTGCTCCAACGTGTGA